The genomic stretch ACTGGGCCTTGTCCCAAGAGTCAGATTGTTAAGTGGATGGGAAGCCTGAGCCCTGGATGTCAGGGTGGAAAGCAGGAGGCTCCGACGGGAGAGAAAATCAGGGAGAGTTGAAGAGGGGCTGAAGCAAGATATCGCTGACCTTTTCCCCAACTGCAGGAAAAGGCAGATCTTGGGGAGCTCAACTTCTCACTCTGCTACCTCCCCACGGCTGGGCGCCTCACCGTGACCATCATCAAAGCCTCTAACCTCAAAGTGATGGACCTCACTGGCTTCTCAGGTGAGggtcctgggtctgagggaggagggctggggatctggactcctgggtctgagggaggaggggccgggggcctggactcctgggtctgagagaGGAGGAGCTGGGGTCTGGACTCTTGGGTCTGAGAGAGGAGGACCTGGGGTCTGGACtcttgggtctgagggaggaggggctcgGGGCCTGGGGTCCTGGACCCCTAGGTCTGAGGGAGGGAGTCTCTGCTCCTTACTTCATTGCTGTTCCCAGACCCCTACGTGAAGGCCTCCCTGATCAGCAAGGGGCGGCATCTGAAGAAGCGGAAAACCTCCATCAAGAAGAACACGCTGAACCCCACGTATAATGAGGCGCTGGTTTTCGACGTGGCCCCCGAGAGCGTGGAGAACGTGGGGCTCAGCATCGCCGTGGTGGACTACGACTGGTGAGGGGTGCGGCCCGGGCGGGGGTCAGGcaggagggctggggtggggacaggccctcccaccaccctccatgGTCCTCACCGACCCCAACCCCCAGCATCGGGCACAACAAGGTGATCGGTGTGTGCCGCGTGGGCCCCGACACTGCCGACCCGCACGGCCGCGAGCACTGGGCAGAGATGCTGGCCAATCCCCGCAAGCCCGTGGAGCACTGGCATCAGCTAGTGGAGGTGAGTAGGGGTCCCACACCGACCCCTGACAAGCACCCGTGCACCCTCGGCCCCTTCATCCATGCAACGAACGCCCTGCATGTTTATGAGTTGCAGAGCCAGGCGTCCTAGGTTTCAATCCCTGCTGTGCCAACTTTAGCTGTGCGGCTTAGAGCCAGTTACCCAAGCgctctgtgcctcaatttacCCACTAGGAAATGGGACTGTCGATAGCATCTTCTGTTAGGATAGAGGTGAGATGTGCTGAGTTAAACGTTCTGTAAGTGGTCGCTGCTGTTGTTACCCATGAGGCTAAGTTGAAAATagagggggccgggcgcagtggctgatgcctgtaatcccagcactttgggaggccgaggcaagcggatcacctgaggtcaggagttcgagaccagcctggccaacatggagaaaccctgtctctactaaaaatacaaaattagctgggcgtggtggcgcacgcctgtaatcccagctacttgggaggctgaggcaggagaatcgcttgaacctgggaggcagaggttgcggtgaaccgagatggtgccattgcactccagcctgggaggcagaggttgcggtgagccgagatggtgccattgcactccagcctgggcgacagagcaagactctgtctcaaaaaaaaaaaaaagtcatttaagaTCATCGCTTGATCAGGAGAAATAATCAAACATGGCCATTCTCTCAATAGAAAACAAGAGGAGCAAAGAAGTAGATTTAGAAAGTGTTAATGACAGATTTGCCTCCATTAAAAGCCAAGAAAGTCAAATTATTCAAATTCTGTCTAGGGTATAtatgaaagatttaaatgtaaaataatattgtGAATTTCAACACACTTACttcatttttcagtatttttcaacTAGTTTAGCAttccaggaaaaataaatttagaaaaaatatataaaaacttgggcagggcacagtggctcatgcctgaaatcccagcacaggccttgggaggccaaggtgggtggatcgcttgagcctgggagtttaagactagcctgagcaacatggggagagcctgtctctacaaaaataatttaggaattagctaggcatggtagtgtgtgcttgtagtcccagctactcaggaggctgaggcaggaggatcccttgagcccaggagtttgttactgcagtgagctatgatctcaccaccacactccagcctgggcaatggagcaagaacccctctccttaaaaaaaaaaaagcaagtatatGGGGCCACATACATTTCCTTTGAAATAGCAGTCTGATGTGGCATGAGactggcctttttaaaaaatttgatattttgttcatcattgatttttttgcattaattttgatttttaaaaaatgttgcattattattattattgttattattgagacagagtctcactctgtcacccaggctggagtgcagtgttgcagtctccctgagttcaagtgattctcctgcttcagcctcccaagtagctggaactacaggcatgtgccacctcaccttgctaatttttttttttttttttttttttgtagagacagggtttcgccatgttggccaggctggtctcaaacttccgacctcaagtgatccacccaccttgggctcccaaagtgctgggattacaggcgtgagccaccgcgctcagccgaAGAAATACTTAAAGAAAAATCCGTCAAGCCATTTTGTGCAGGAGATATTCGCAAGTCCCATTCTATCCCAGACCCCATCCCTGATCCTGACCCCCATTCCTGACTCCAGGGATGAGGCTCAGGGATGAAGCAAAACCATCCATTGCCCACTTTGCCCGGTAACTGAAAGGCTGCAGTGTTCGATGAAAAATGTTTAGACTGCGCGACACGGTCCCAGCTCAGAGCATTCTGCCTGTGCCTCCTGCCCCTCGGCACTGCCTGGCTCCCCTCTCCTCATACCCCCTTTCCCAGTATTGGAAGAGTCAGGAGACCTTGAGATCATGCACAGGGATGAAGAGGGCCCACTGGAGTCCACAAAGTTATCCTGGGGAAGAGGAAGCCCAGACTCACCTGGCCCTCGGCCATCAGGGTCCCATTGGCCATTGCTGGGTTCTGGGCATGTGCCTCTGGGAGAAGGGTCCACGCCAGGGCCCGAAGAGCTGGAGGAGGAGACCACAGCAGAAAAAGGGTCATTTGTGACCCTGACAGACAGATGCTTTCCCCAAGACTCCTGGTCACGGAAGGGGCCATGGTCCCCTAAGAGTCAAAGCAAAGTCCCAGGACAGGCCACCTGAGGCCCCCATTCCATACCAGTGACAACAGCCAGCAACCATGAGGCTGTCTCACCTCCCCGACACAACAGCACTCGGACGTGGGAACGATGGTTACCCCtagatgaggacattgaggcaCAAGAGGTCAAGACTCGCTCAAGTTCATGGAGACAAAAAGTTTCAGAGAAGTCTAGCCACAGGGCCACCCCtatcttttatatgtatatatatatatatatatatatatatatatattttttttttttttttttttttgatggattcTCACTCAGTgtcccaggctggctggagtgcagtggcgccatctcggctcactgcaacctccgcctcccaggatcaagcaattctcttgcctcagcttcctgaatagctgggattacaagcacctgccaccatgcctggctaatatttacatttttagtagagatggggtttcaccatgttggcaaggctggtctcgaactcctgacctcaggtgatctacccacctcgggctccaaaattgctgggattttaggcctgagccactgtgcctgggccaggggttcttatttatttatataatttattattttttaataatacagacagggtctctctatgttgcccaggctggtcgcgtactcctgggctcaagcaatcctcccacctcggcctcccaaagtgctgggattacaggcatgagccaccacacccagccttggcaAAGATTCTTAAAACTTTATTCCATAAACTGGGACTTCCTGCCTGGTGGGGTAGACAGGCTGTATAACAGCCCCCAGAGATATCCCTGGAACCTACAAATCTTATCTTATATggaaaagagactttgcagaaggGATTAAGTCAAGGATCTTTAGATGGGGggaattatcctggattatctgggtgggccctaaatgccttcacaagtgtccttataagagggggCAGAGGAGAGTCTGACACAGGGCAGAAGAAGGCCAAGCaccagaagcagagagcagcagaggctgagagagaggacgctatgctgctggctttgaCGACAGAGGAAAgggctacaagccaaggaaagcaGGCCCCTGGAAACTGGCAACGAGGCAGCGAAACAGATGCATCcctggagcctctggagggagcatGGCCGCGCTGACCCCTTGATCCCTTTGAATCCCGCttccaacttctggcctccaggattgtaatataataaaattgtGTCATTTTAAgtgtgtggcaatttgttacagcgcCATGGGAAACTAATACAGTCCACAGAATGAAAAGATGCAGCACCTCACACACATTTCCCAGGCGATAAGCCATACACATCCCCGGctacacagaacacacacacctGAATGCTGAAACTAGTgcatgaggtgttttttttttttgagacggagtctctatctgttgcccaggctggagtgcaatggcgtgatctcggcttactgcaagctccacctcccaggttcacaccattctcctgcctcagcctcctgagtagctgggactacaggaacctgccatcactcctggctaattttttttttttttttttaggagagacagggtttcaccatgttagccaggatggtctcaatctcctgacctcatgattcacccgcttcagcctcccaaattgctgggattacaggtgtgagccaccacacccggcctagtgCACGAGGTTTTgatgagaaaatgaggaagagagtCTTAACTTTATCCCCATGAATCACTTGTTAATTACAAAAAGAACAGGGTaactttt from Pan paniscus chromosome 20, NHGRI_mPanPan1-v2.0_pri, whole genome shotgun sequence encodes the following:
- the LOC117976971 gene encoding synaptotagmin-3-like, which gives rise to MDLTGFSDPYVKASLISKGRHLKKRKTSIKKNTLNPTYNEALVFDVAPESVENVGLSIAVVDYDCIGHNKVIGVCRVGPDTADPHGREHWAEMLANPRKPVEHWHQLVEVSRGPTPTPDKHPCTLGPFIHATNALHVYELQSQAS